Within Deinococcus actinosclerus, the genomic segment TGACGCCGGACGCGACCTCGACCACGGTGCCGCCCGCGAAGTCCAGCAGGCCCAGCTTGAACAGCCAGCCGTCCGGGCTCCAGACCCAGTGGGCCAGCGGAGCGTAGATACACAGCACCCACAGCGTCCCGAACAGCGCGAACGCCGGGAAACGCATGCGTTCCACGACGCTGCCGCTGACGACCGCCAGGGTGATGACCGCGAAGAGGATCTGGAAGACCGCGAACAGCGGCGTGGGAATGGTGCCGGTCAGGTCACCGGCCATGTTGCCCAGGCCCACCTGCGAGAGCCCGCCGATCAGGGCGTTCCCGCCGGGCCCGAAGGCCAGGGTGTAGCCCACGGCGACCCAGGCGACGCTGGCGATCCCCATGGCGGCGAAGCTCATCATCATGGTGTTCAGGACGCTGCCGGCGCGGACCAGCCCGCCGTAGAAGATGGCGAGGCCGGGGGTCATCAGCAGGACCAGTGCCGAGCACAGCAGGATGAAGGCGGTGTCTGCCCCGTTCATGCCCTGTGCCTGCGCGGCGGCCCCGCTTCCCAGCAGGGTCAGCAGCAGGGGCGCCGCGCGGCGGACCAGGAGACTCACAGGCTGTCCGGGGTGAGCTTGGTCTCGGTGACGGGCGTCAGGGCGGCCGTGTCCTCCTCACCGGTGCGGATGCGGATCACGCGCTCCATGGGCTGCACGAAGATCTTGCCGTCCCCGACCTCTCCGGTGCGGGCGCCCTTGCAGATCGCGTCGATGGCGGCCTGCACGAAGGGTTCGCTGACGGCCATGCGGAATTCGACCTTGTCGTGGAATTCCACCATGACGCGGGTGCCCCGGTAGTGCTCGACGACGGACTGCTCGCCGCCGTGCCCGCTGACGCGGGAGAGCGTGATGCCGCTGATGCCCGCCTGGAAGAGGGCCTCCTTGACCTGCTGCACCCGTTCCGGACGAACGACGGCCGTGATCAGTTTCATGACCCGAGCGTACCCAAGCGTCATCCCCAGAGTGACAATTTGTCCAACATCTTCTCGACAAACCGCACACGACTTGCGGATTTATTGCGATCTGTTCGGCAGAAAGTAGTCATTTCACCTCTTCGGGCAGACAGAAGACCGACCCCCGGGGATGCGGTCGAGGGTCGGCAGACGTGGAGGGTCGGATTCAGGGGTGGGCCGGGTCAGGCCCCAGGAAGGTCAGAGGAGTGTTCAGGTGGTGGTCAGTCGCCGCCGACGAAGACGGGGGCGCCCAGGCCGGTTTCGCTGTCGGAGTAGCCCTGCTCGCTGTGGGCGCTGACATCGATCCCGGCGATCTCCTGACCCACGGGGACGCGCAGCGGCATGACCAGCCCGACCAGTTTCAGCAGGATGAAGGAGCCCAGGCCGGTCCACAGGACGCTGGCCGCTACGCCAATGATCTGGATGAGCATCTGCTCGCCCCAGGGCTTGCCGCTGCCGGTGGTGAAGGCCAGCGCGCCGGTCAGCAGGGCGCCGACGATCCCGGCGACGCCGTGGCAGGCGAAGACATCCAGCGCGTCGTCGGCCTTCATGCGGGCCTTGAACTGCACGGCGGCGAAGCTCGCGGCGGCGCCCAGCGCGCCGACCAGCACCGAGGCGAGCGGGGAGACGAAGGCGCAGGCGGGGGTGATGGCGACCAGCCCGACAACCAGTCCGGTGGCGGCGCCCACGGCGGTGGGTTTGCCGGTGCGGACGCTTTCCAGACCCAGCCAGGTGAGCATCGCGGCGGCCGGGGCGATCAGGGTGGTCATGAAGGCCAGCGCGGCGGTCTGGTTGGCGGCCAGCGCGGAGCCCGCGTTGAAGCCCATCCAGCCGAACCACAGCAGGCCCGCGCCCAGCAGCACGAAGGGGACGTTGTGGGGCACGTGCGCGGTCTTGGGGAAGCCGATGCGGGCGCCCAGCACGGACGCGGCGACCAGCCCGCTGACCCCGGCGGCGATGTGGATGACGGTGCCACCCGCGAAGTCCAGCACGCCCAGCTTGAACAGCCAGCCGTCGGCGTTCCAGACCCAGTGGGCCAGCGGGGCGTAGATCAGCAGGCTCCAGAGGCCGCCGAACAGCACGAACGCCCCGAAGCGCATGCGCTCGATGACGGCGCCGCTGATCAGCGCGACGGCGATGATCGCGAACATCGCCTGGAAGGCCGCGAAGATGTAGCTGGGGATGGTGCCGGTCAGCTGCCCGGCCAGGCCGTTGAAGCCGAAGTTGCTCAGGCCGCTGAAGAAGGCGTTGCCGCCGGGCGCGAACGCGATCGAGTACCCGCCGAGCAGCCACAGCACGCCGACCAGACCGATGCAGACGACGCTCATCATCATGGTGTTCAGGACGCTCTGGGTGCGGCTCAGGCCGCCGTAGAAGAACGCGAGGCCCGGGGTCATCAGCAGCACCAGGGCGGAGGCGACGATCATCCAGGCGGTGTCGCCGGTGTCGAGTGTGGGCGCCTTGGTCTGCGCGAGGGCCGCGCCGCCCAGCAGCAGGGCCAGCGGGAGGGTCTTGCGGAGGTGGGTCATGGGTGCACTCCTGTGGATTCCGCCTCAGGCGGGGGTGAGGCGGGTCTCGGTGACGGGGGTCAGGGCGGCGGTGTCGCGCTCGCCGGTGCGGATCCGCACGACCTGTTCGAGCGGCTGGACGAAGATCTTGCCGTCGCCGACCTCGCCGGTGCGCGCGCCGAGGCAGATGGCGTCGATGGCGGCCTGCACGAAGGGGTCGCTGACCGCCATGCGGACCTCGACCTTGTCGCGGAACTCGACCATGACGCGGGTGCCGCGGTAGTGCTCGACGACTTCCTGCTCGCCGCCGTGGCCGCTGACGCGCCCGAGGGTGATCCCGCTGATGCCCGCCTGGAAGAGGGCTTCCTTGACCTGCTGGACCCGTTCGGGCCTGATGACAGCCGTGACCAGTTTCATGGCGTCTCCTTTTTTCCGCGCAATTTGCAGTGACCGCATCCCTGCATGCCCCCAGCTTAGGAAGATGAGTGCAGCTTGTCAAAAATTACTTTGACATTTGGCTAGATTTTTTCAGACAAGATGCAGTTATGGGTGACCGGGCGCACGCTGAAGCCCGCACACCACGCCGCGTGTGCCGGAAACCGCGCACAACCTGCACGCCCACCACAACGCAGCGGGGAGAGGCCACCCGCTCGCCTCTCCCCTCCCCTGTGTTCCTCCCTGTGTGTGCCGTCACGCTACGTCAGGCGCCGCACCCGCCGCGCCGACCAGAAGCGGTACACGCCCACCACGATCACGGCCAGCAGCAGCGCCGCCACCAGCGGTGCGAACACCGCCAGCGCACTGAGCATCAGGCTCGTGCCGTCCTCCACGGTGCTCACCACCGGGTTCCCCAGCCCGGCCGTCGTGGCGGTCGCGACCGGCCTCACCGCCGTGCGGGTCGCCTGCACGCCCCCCGCCACGATCAGGCCCAGCGCCATGCTCAGCGCCGGGGGCACGTCCGCCACGCCCGACTG encodes:
- a CDS encoding P-II family nitrogen regulator; the protein is MKLVTAVIRPERVQQVKEALFQAGISGITLGRVSGHGGEQEVVEHYRGTRVMVEFRDKVEVRMAVSDPFVQAAIDAICLGARTGEVGDGKIFVQPLEQVVRIRTGERDTAALTPVTETRLTPA
- a CDS encoding P-II family nitrogen regulator, with the protein product MKLITAVVRPERVQQVKEALFQAGISGITLSRVSGHGGEQSVVEHYRGTRVMVEFHDKVEFRMAVSEPFVQAAIDAICKGARTGEVGDGKIFVQPMERVIRIRTGEEDTAALTPVTETKLTPDSL
- a CDS encoding ammonium transporter yields the protein MTHLRKTLPLALLLGGAALAQTKAPTLDTGDTAWMIVASALVLLMTPGLAFFYGGLSRTQSVLNTMMMSVVCIGLVGVLWLLGGYSIAFAPGGNAFFSGLSNFGFNGLAGQLTGTIPSYIFAAFQAMFAIIAVALISGAVIERMRFGAFVLFGGLWSLLIYAPLAHWVWNADGWLFKLGVLDFAGGTVIHIAAGVSGLVAASVLGARIGFPKTAHVPHNVPFVLLGAGLLWFGWMGFNAGSALAANQTAALAFMTTLIAPAAAMLTWLGLESVRTGKPTAVGAATGLVVGLVAITPACAFVSPLASVLVGALGAAASFAAVQFKARMKADDALDVFACHGVAGIVGALLTGALAFTTGSGKPWGEQMLIQIIGVAASVLWTGLGSFILLKLVGLVMPLRVPVGQEIAGIDVSAHSEQGYSDSETGLGAPVFVGGD
- a CDS encoding DUF4126 domain-containing protein, which translates into the protein MELLSGLLSSLGLSGAAGLNAFIPLLLVGLLSRADVVHLNAPFDLLGNPWVLLGVAVVGLLDFVGDKIPGVDHVLHVAGGVVNAAAGAVLFAAQSGVADVPPALSMALGLIVAGGVQATRTAVRPVATATTAGLGNPVVSTVEDGTSLMLSALAVFAPLVAALLLAVIVVGVYRFWSARRVRRLT